Proteins co-encoded in one Dasypus novemcinctus isolate mDasNov1 chromosome 6, mDasNov1.1.hap2, whole genome shotgun sequence genomic window:
- the LOC101424018 gene encoding olfactory receptor 13A1-like, whose protein sequence is MSPLQRTSEFQERNANTDAHMDPGLADVSVQVGKYNQTLVTEFVLQGFSEHPELWLPLLTCFLSLYTVALIGNALIITVVTCSSSLHSPMYFFLSNLATIDIVCTTSVLPKVLVGLVSEENAISFQGCMTQLFFLAWSASSELLLLTVMGYDRYVAICWPLRYGMLMSPQVCGLLAVAVWAISALNASVHTGLMAQLSFCGPNVITHFFCEIPPLLLLSCSSTQLNNIMTILGDTFFGLINFLFTLFSYSFIIASILRIHSSEGKRRAFSTCSSHLIVVSVYYLAVFYAYISPASSYSPERSKVAGVLYTALSPTLNPLIYTLRNKEFKASLGKLFSFAGSKCCSSTLCCPKPIF, encoded by the coding sequence ATGTCGCCTCTACAGAGAACATCAGAATTCCAAGAAAGAAATGCCAACACTGATGCCCACATGGACCCAGGTCTAGCAGATGTGTCTGTCCAAGTGGGGAAGTACAACCAGACACTGGTCACAGAGTTCGTACTGCAGGGCTTTTCGGAGCACCCTGAGCTGTGGCTGCCCCTGCTCAcctgcttcctctctctctaCACAGTGGCCCTCATAGGCAATGCTCTAATCATCACTGTTGTCACCTGCAGCTCAAGCCTCCACAGCCCCATGTACTTTTTCTTGTCCAACCTGGCCACCATAGATATTGTCTGCACCACTTCTGTGTTGCCCAAGGTGCTGGTGGGCCTGGTTTCAGAGGAAAATGCCATCTCCTTCCAGGGGTGCATGACCCAGCTCTTCTTCCTTGCCTGGTCTGCATCTTCTGAGCTGCTTCTGCTCACAGTCATGggctatgaccgctatgtggccatctgctgGCCACTGCGTTATGGGATGCTGATGAGCCCACAGGTGTGTGGTTTGCTGGCTGTGGCTGTCTGGGCAATCTCTGCCCTGAACGCCTCTGTCCACACTGGTCTGATGGCACAGCTGTCCTTCTGTGGCCCCAATGTCATCACTCACTTTTTCTGTGAGATTCCCCCACTCTTGCTGCTCTCTTGCAGTTCCACCCAGCTGAACAACATCATGACTATCTTGGGTGATACCTTCTTTGGATTGATCAATTTCCTGTTCACCCTCTTTTCCTACAGTTTCATCATTGCCAGCATCCTGCGCATCCACTCATCAGAGGGCAAGAGGCGGGCATTCTCCACCTGCTCCTCTCACCTCATTGTGGTCTCTGTCTATTACTTAGCTGTATTCTATGCCTACATCAGCCCAGCCTCCAGCTACAGCCCTGAGAGAAGCAAAGTGGCTGGAGTGCTGTACACGGCTCTGAGCCCCACCTTGAACCCCCTTATTTACACACTCAGGAACAAGGAGTTCAAGGCATCCCTGGGGAAACTGTTTTCCTTTGCAGGCAGTAAATGTTGTTCTTCCACCCTGTGCTGTCCAAAGCCCATTTTTTGA